In one Aeromicrobium wangtongii genomic region, the following are encoded:
- a CDS encoding dihydrolipoamide acetyltransferase family protein → MNQFNLPDVGEGLTEAEIVAWHVKVGDVVAINDVIVEIETAKSIVELPSPFAGVVQALHSAEGDTVEVGAPIISIGDVADGAPEPEPAPDAAPAVEPEPARQPMLVGYGPGADQVVRRRRVPAAPTSVASVDTEKVAQRPRPLAKPPVRKLAKDLGVDLAEVVATGDVISRADVQAHAGGHPARPAEATPGMTSRVGDAEGDIRIPIKGVRKWTAEAMVRSAFTAPHVTEWVTLDVSATMDLVARLKSDRAFAGVKVSPTLIAAKAICLALRRTPELNATWDEDAQEIVVKKSVNLGVAAATERGLVVPNIVGAEQMSLVELAAALGELTSTARAGRTQPAQMSGGTFTLTNIGVFGVDAGTPILNPGESGILALGAIERRPWVDENDAVVPRWVTTLALSFDHRVVDGEQGSRFLADVAAILRDPALALTY, encoded by the coding sequence ATGAACCAGTTCAATCTTCCCGATGTCGGCGAGGGCCTGACCGAGGCCGAGATCGTGGCGTGGCACGTCAAGGTCGGCGACGTCGTCGCGATCAACGACGTCATCGTCGAGATCGAGACCGCCAAGTCGATCGTCGAGCTGCCCAGCCCGTTCGCCGGGGTGGTGCAGGCGCTGCACTCCGCCGAGGGCGACACCGTCGAGGTCGGTGCGCCGATCATCTCGATCGGCGACGTGGCCGACGGCGCCCCCGAACCCGAGCCGGCGCCGGACGCGGCTCCTGCGGTCGAGCCGGAGCCGGCCCGTCAGCCGATGCTGGTCGGATACGGGCCCGGCGCCGACCAGGTCGTGCGCCGGCGGCGCGTGCCCGCGGCGCCCACGTCGGTCGCGTCGGTCGACACCGAGAAGGTGGCGCAGCGTCCCCGTCCGCTGGCCAAGCCGCCGGTGCGCAAGCTCGCCAAGGATCTGGGCGTCGACCTGGCCGAGGTCGTCGCGACCGGCGACGTCATCTCGCGCGCCGATGTCCAGGCCCACGCGGGAGGTCATCCCGCACGGCCCGCAGAGGCCACGCCCGGGATGACGTCCCGGGTCGGGGACGCCGAAGGTGACATCCGGATCCCGATCAAGGGGGTGCGCAAGTGGACCGCCGAGGCGATGGTGCGATCGGCGTTCACCGCACCGCACGTCACCGAGTGGGTGACCCTCGACGTCTCGGCCACGATGGACCTGGTGGCCAGGCTGAAGTCCGACCGCGCCTTCGCCGGCGTCAAGGTCTCCCCGACGCTGATCGCGGCCAAGGCGATCTGCCTCGCGCTGCGCCGCACGCCCGAGCTGAACGCGACGTGGGACGAGGACGCGCAGGAGATCGTCGTCAAGAAGTCGGTCAACCTGGGTGTCGCCGCGGCGACCGAGCGCGGTCTGGTCGTGCCGAACATCGTCGGTGCCGAGCAGATGTCGCTGGTCGAGCTCGCTGCGGCGCTCGGCGAGCTGACCAGCACGGCCCGCGCCGGCCGCACCCAGCCGGCGCAGATGTCCGGCGGCACGTTCACGCTGACCAACATCGGCGTGTTCGGTGTCGATGCCGGCACCCCGATCCTCAACCCGGGCGAGTCCGGGATCCTGGCGCTCGGCGCGATCGAACGGCGGCCGTGGGTCGACGAGAACGACGCCGTCGTGCCGCGGTGGGTCACGACCCTGGCCCTGAGCTTCGACCACCGCGTCGTCGACGGTGAGCAGGGCTCACGGTTCCTGGCCGACGTGGCAGCGATCCTGCGGGACCCGGCGCTGGCGCTGACGTACTGA
- the pdhA gene encoding pyruvate dehydrogenase (acetyl-transferring) E1 component subunit alpha, translating into MNPLTSHPGTPEVPLVQLLTPTGQRVENPDHDFAGDRAEIESLYRDLVMTRRVDTEAFALQRHGELGLWPPALGQEAAQVGSARALRPHDFAFPSYREHGVAWCRGVDPAQLLGVYRGSEMGGWDPADHQLALPNIIIGSQALHATGYAMGLTLEGLVGTGDPDRDSAVIAYFGDGATSEGDVSEALDWAAVQQAPVVFFCQNNQYAISVPVASQSRVPIVQRAAGFGMPGVRVDGNDVLACRAVTERALQRARDGQGPTLIEAVTYRMGPHTTSDDPTRYRGAAEVDEWRAKDPIERVRLLLEAEGTPPEFFTDLQAEADALGVHLREACQRIAEPDLAVLFDHVFAERTVENDQQKAEFVAWRDAIEGSVA; encoded by the coding sequence ATGAATCCGTTGACGTCCCACCCAGGCACCCCCGAGGTGCCACTCGTGCAGCTGCTCACGCCGACCGGTCAGCGGGTGGAGAACCCCGACCACGACTTCGCAGGCGACCGCGCCGAGATCGAGTCCCTGTACCGCGACCTCGTGATGACCCGCCGCGTCGACACCGAGGCATTCGCCCTCCAGCGCCACGGCGAGCTCGGTCTGTGGCCGCCGGCGCTCGGCCAGGAGGCCGCCCAGGTCGGCTCCGCTCGCGCGCTGCGCCCGCACGACTTCGCCTTCCCCAGCTACCGCGAGCACGGCGTCGCCTGGTGCCGCGGTGTCGACCCCGCCCAGCTGCTGGGCGTCTACCGCGGCTCGGAGATGGGCGGCTGGGACCCCGCTGACCACCAGCTGGCGCTGCCGAACATCATCATCGGATCGCAGGCGCTGCACGCGACCGGCTATGCGATGGGGCTGACCCTCGAAGGGCTGGTCGGCACCGGTGACCCGGACCGCGACAGCGCGGTCATCGCGTACTTCGGTGACGGCGCCACGAGCGAGGGCGATGTCAGCGAGGCCCTCGACTGGGCGGCGGTCCAGCAGGCGCCGGTCGTGTTCTTCTGCCAGAACAACCAGTACGCGATCTCGGTGCCCGTCGCCTCGCAGTCCCGGGTGCCGATCGTCCAGCGCGCCGCCGGGTTCGGCATGCCGGGCGTCCGCGTCGACGGCAACGACGTCCTGGCCTGCCGCGCCGTCACCGAGCGCGCGCTGCAGCGGGCCCGCGACGGCCAGGGGCCGACGCTCATCGAGGCCGTGACCTACCGCATGGGACCGCACACGACGTCCGACGACCCGACGCGCTACCGCGGGGCGGCCGAGGTGGACGAGTGGAGGGCCAAGGACCCGATCGAGCGCGTCCGTCTGCTCCTGGAGGCCGAGGGCACGCCGCCGGAGTTCTTCACCGACCTCCAGGCCGAGGCCGACGCCCTGGGCGTCCACCTGCGTGAGGCGTGCCAGCGCATCGCGGAGCCCGACCTCGCGGTGCTGTTCGACCACGTCTTCGCCGAGCGCACCGTCGAGAACGACCAGCAGAAGGCGGAGTTCGTCGCCTGGCGCGACGCGATCGAGGGGAGCGTCGCATGA
- a CDS encoding TIGR03557 family F420-dependent LLM class oxidoreductase, which yields MTSFGYTLMCEQSDPLSLVRDAVAAEEAGFGLAVMSDHFNPWLDEQGHSPNAWPTLGAVAQATSRLELMTFVTAPIARYHPAVIAQQAATVGLLSEGRFTLGLGAGENLNEHVIGEGWPPANVRHERFSEALDIINALFDGGYVNYVGDHYRVDSAKLWDVPETRVPIGVAVSGQQSIEVSAPRADVMIAVEPDPELGPAFDAATRATGPARKVGQLPICWDDDRDAAVTRAHEQFRWFAGGWKVNAELPGPAGFAGATQFVRPDDVAEQIPCGSDVAAIVEAVRPFVDAGFTDVALIQIGGDHQTPFLDAASSKILPALRSEFGDQ from the coding sequence ATGACGAGCTTCGGTTACACCCTGATGTGCGAGCAGTCCGATCCGTTGTCGCTGGTGCGCGATGCCGTCGCGGCCGAGGAGGCCGGATTCGGCCTGGCCGTGATGAGTGACCACTTCAACCCTTGGCTGGACGAGCAGGGCCACAGCCCCAATGCGTGGCCGACCCTGGGTGCCGTCGCCCAGGCGACGTCGCGGCTCGAGCTCATGACGTTCGTGACCGCGCCGATCGCTCGCTACCACCCGGCGGTCATCGCGCAGCAGGCCGCGACGGTGGGCCTGCTCAGCGAGGGCCGGTTCACGCTCGGGCTCGGGGCGGGGGAGAACCTCAACGAGCACGTGATCGGTGAGGGCTGGCCGCCCGCGAACGTCCGGCACGAGCGGTTCAGCGAGGCGCTGGACATCATCAACGCGCTGTTCGACGGCGGCTACGTCAACTACGTCGGCGACCACTACCGCGTCGACTCCGCCAAGCTGTGGGACGTGCCCGAGACCCGCGTCCCGATCGGGGTGGCGGTCAGCGGCCAGCAGTCGATCGAGGTCTCGGCGCCGCGGGCCGACGTCATGATCGCGGTCGAGCCCGATCCCGAGCTCGGGCCGGCCTTCGACGCCGCGACCCGCGCGACGGGCCCGGCGCGCAAGGTCGGCCAGCTGCCGATCTGCTGGGACGACGACCGGGACGCGGCCGTGACCCGCGCCCACGAGCAGTTCCGGTGGTTCGCGGGCGGCTGGAAGGTCAACGCCGAGCTGCCCGGGCCGGCCGGATTCGCCGGCGCGACCCAGTTCGTGCGCCCGGACGACGTGGCCGAGCAGATCCCGTGCGGATCGGACGTCGCGGCGATCGTCGAGGCGGTGCGGCCGTTCGTCGACGCAGGCTTCACCGATGTGGCGCTGATCCAGATCGGCGGCGATCACCAGACGCCGTTCCTGGACGCTGCGTCCTCGAAGATCCTGCCGGCACTGCGATCGGAGTTCGGGGACCAGTGA
- a CDS encoding class I SAM-dependent methyltransferase — MSESEPVAEAMVDEFDTVAWWTASAVAELGEDHALPAACRGSGSPAGLDWLATAMGLEPGTSLLDSGAGVGGPAEYAARTYDVRPVLAEPMEGACRAARRLFDHPVVVADGLALPFGDEAFDAVWSLGVLCTIEDKQTYLEEMRRTVVPGGAVGLLVYTRAVETLPDQPEGNSFPSRIELLAALEAAGLTVLDEKPLADLASTPDDWDRAATEVEEVVERDHHGDERWQNAQAQQETIVRLIAEELVVGLLVSCRRAEPSTG, encoded by the coding sequence ATGAGCGAGTCAGAACCCGTGGCAGAGGCGATGGTCGACGAGTTCGACACGGTCGCCTGGTGGACGGCGTCCGCTGTGGCGGAGCTGGGTGAGGACCATGCCCTGCCGGCTGCGTGCCGGGGCAGCGGCAGCCCGGCAGGGCTGGACTGGCTGGCCACCGCGATGGGGCTGGAGCCGGGCACGAGTCTGTTGGACTCCGGCGCCGGTGTCGGCGGGCCGGCGGAGTACGCAGCCCGCACGTATGACGTGCGTCCGGTGTTGGCCGAGCCGATGGAGGGCGCCTGCCGGGCCGCACGGCGCCTGTTCGACCACCCCGTCGTGGTGGCCGACGGACTGGCCCTGCCCTTCGGCGACGAGGCATTCGACGCCGTCTGGTCACTGGGCGTGCTGTGCACGATCGAGGACAAGCAGACCTACCTGGAAGAAATGCGCCGGACGGTCGTCCCCGGCGGCGCGGTCGGCCTGCTGGTCTACACCCGCGCCGTGGAGACGCTGCCCGACCAGCCCGAGGGGAACTCCTTCCCCAGCCGAATCGAGCTGCTGGCCGCTCTGGAGGCGGCAGGCCTCACGGTGCTCGACGAGAAGCCGCTGGCCGACCTCGCGAGCACCCCCGATGACTGGGACCGCGCCGCGACCGAGGTCGAGGAGGTCGTCGAGCGCGACCATCACGGCGACGAGCGGTGGCAGAACGCCCAGGCACAGCAGGAGACGATCGTGCGGCTGATCGCCGAGGAGCTCGTCGTCGGCCTGCTGGTCAGCTGCCGCAGAGCGGAACCGTCGACCGGTTGA
- a CDS encoding histidinol-phosphate transaminase translates to MSIPRARKALDGIPAYRAGKPALTEAHKLSSNENPYAPLPGVMERAGSELARINRYPDAGMTVLHEALSERFGLPTDHFAAGTGSVAVLFALLSAHLEAGDEIVHAWRSFEAYPIAADLTGATSVRVPLRPDATHDLEAMAAAVTDRTKVVLVCTPNNPTGPVVTAAELSAFLDAVPRHVLVVVDEAYVEFVRDPEAASGLVALAEHDNVVVLRTFSKAYGLAGLRIGYAIAHPEIAASIRKATPPFAVTDLSQAAAVASLEAQEALDERVELIVQERIAVVEMLRKQGWDVPDTEANFVWLPLGEDAMDFALACDPVSVRPFPGEGVRVSIGMPEVNAQLVALAGQWLEARA, encoded by the coding sequence ATGAGCATTCCCCGCGCCCGCAAGGCCCTCGACGGCATCCCGGCCTACCGAGCCGGGAAGCCTGCGCTGACCGAGGCCCACAAGCTCTCCAGCAACGAGAACCCCTACGCACCGCTGCCCGGTGTCATGGAGCGCGCGGGCAGCGAGCTGGCCCGGATCAACCGGTACCCGGACGCCGGGATGACCGTGCTGCACGAGGCGTTGTCCGAGCGGTTCGGGCTGCCGACGGATCACTTCGCGGCCGGCACCGGATCGGTCGCGGTGCTGTTCGCGCTGCTCAGCGCCCATCTGGAGGCCGGCGACGAGATCGTCCACGCCTGGCGCTCGTTCGAGGCCTATCCGATCGCCGCCGACCTGACCGGTGCGACGAGCGTCCGGGTGCCGCTGCGCCCCGACGCGACCCACGATCTCGAGGCGATGGCCGCGGCCGTGACCGACCGCACCAAGGTCGTCCTGGTCTGCACGCCCAACAACCCCACGGGCCCGGTCGTGACCGCCGCCGAGCTGTCGGCCTTCCTCGACGCGGTGCCCCGCCACGTGCTGGTCGTGGTGGACGAGGCGTACGTCGAGTTCGTCCGCGACCCGGAGGCCGCGAGCGGCCTGGTGGCGCTGGCCGAGCACGACAACGTCGTGGTGCTGCGGACGTTCTCCAAGGCGTACGGCCTGGCCGGGCTGCGCATCGGCTACGCGATCGCCCATCCCGAGATCGCGGCCTCGATCCGCAAGGCCACCCCGCCGTTCGCCGTGACGGACCTGTCCCAGGCCGCCGCCGTGGCGTCCCTGGAGGCGCAGGAGGCGCTCGACGAGCGTGTCGAGCTGATCGTGCAGGAGCGCATCGCGGTGGTGGAGATGCTGCGCAAGCAGGGCTGGGACGTCCCCGACACCGAGGCCAACTTCGTGTGGCTGCCGCTCGGTGAGGACGCGATGGACTTCGCGCTGGCCTGCGACCCCGTCTCGGTGCGCCCGTTCCCGGGCGAGGGGGTGCGCGTCAGCATCGGGATGCCCGAGGTCAACGCCCAGCTCGTGGCCCTGGCCGGGCAGTGGCTCGAGGCGCGCGCCTGA
- a CDS encoding alpha/beta fold hydrolase gives MTTEQLSVPAADGTQIAATRRRGAGQTVVLLHAGVADRRSWESVSDLLAADGLNSVAYDRRGYGDTPAAIDPSAFTHVDDLMAVLDGLGISRALLVGNSMGGALALDAALLHPSRIAGLVLIGAAVSGMTDDDTPFDWQLDPTTAALLEPAEDPDVDTEERIAALAHLWLDGPAAPAGRVGGPARDLFATMNRQILEIGAPDDAGDSGVDAWTRLGEVSVPALCAYGDLDLPPDLPFYEETARRLGQGPARVLPGVAHLPGLEKPELVAGLVRDLLLR, from the coding sequence ATGACCACTGAGCAGCTCAGCGTCCCGGCAGCCGACGGCACCCAGATCGCCGCGACGAGGCGCAGAGGCGCCGGACAGACCGTCGTCCTGCTCCATGCGGGCGTCGCCGATCGTCGATCCTGGGAGTCGGTGAGCGACCTGCTGGCCGCCGACGGGCTCAACAGCGTCGCGTATGACCGCCGCGGCTACGGCGACACACCAGCTGCGATCGATCCGTCGGCGTTCACGCACGTCGACGATCTCATGGCCGTCCTCGACGGACTCGGCATCAGTCGCGCACTACTCGTCGGCAACTCGATGGGCGGCGCGCTCGCGCTGGACGCCGCCCTGCTTCACCCCTCGCGGATCGCCGGACTCGTCCTCATCGGTGCGGCGGTCTCCGGCATGACCGACGACGACACCCCGTTCGACTGGCAGCTCGACCCCACCACTGCGGCCCTCCTGGAGCCGGCCGAGGACCCCGACGTCGACACCGAGGAACGGATCGCCGCCCTCGCGCACCTCTGGCTCGACGGACCGGCCGCCCCCGCGGGCCGCGTGGGTGGACCGGCACGAGACCTGTTCGCGACGATGAACCGACAGATCCTCGAGATTGGGGCACCGGACGACGCTGGCGATTCCGGCGTTGACGCCTGGACGCGGCTCGGCGAGGTGTCCGTCCCGGCCCTGTGCGCCTACGGCGACCTCGACCTCCCGCCGGACCTGCCGTTCTACGAGGAGACGGCCCGCCGACTGGGGCAGGGACCCGCGCGGGTGCTGCCGGGAGTGGCCCATCTCCCCGGCCTCGAGAAGCCAGAGCTCGTCGCGGGCCTGGTACGCGACCTCCTGCTCCGCTGA
- a CDS encoding DUF1684 domain-containing protein: MISSLTLVDWRQRVAGLYDAVRAQPDPHAGWDLWRTGRDELFASHPQTPLAADDPLRGSGLPYWPYDPALRFDVELEPVPESEPRLVDAGDDGTIQMHPIGRAVLPIGGTLDVWWLRQYGGGIFIPLRDGTAGDGSYGGGRYLLDTAKGAWLGGTDRTLTLDLNFAYHPSCRYDPRWQCPLAPPGNTIDVRVEAGERL; the protein is encoded by the coding sequence ATGATCTCCTCGCTGACCCTCGTCGACTGGCGCCAACGCGTCGCCGGGCTCTACGACGCGGTACGCGCCCAGCCCGATCCACACGCAGGCTGGGACCTGTGGCGCACGGGCCGCGACGAGCTGTTCGCCTCGCACCCGCAGACACCGCTGGCGGCCGACGACCCGTTGCGCGGCTCCGGCCTGCCGTACTGGCCCTACGACCCCGCGCTGCGGTTCGACGTCGAGCTGGAGCCCGTCCCGGAGTCGGAGCCGCGCCTCGTCGATGCCGGTGACGACGGCACGATCCAGATGCATCCGATCGGTCGTGCCGTCCTGCCCATCGGCGGGACGCTCGACGTCTGGTGGCTGCGCCAGTACGGCGGCGGCATCTTCATCCCCCTGCGCGACGGCACAGCGGGTGACGGCTCGTACGGCGGTGGCCGCTATCTCCTGGACACCGCCAAGGGCGCCTGGCTGGGCGGCACGGATCGCACGCTCACCCTCGACCTGAACTTCGCGTACCACCCGTCGTGCCGCTATGACCCGCGCTGGCAATGCCCCCTGGCCCCACCGGGCAACACCATCGACGTCCGGGTCGAGGCCGGCGAACGGCTCTGA
- a CDS encoding methylenetetrahydrofolate reductase has product MSCPKLMTFGPCGGVRDDASCELDARPCPFAGPGAQVVSWDREPPAPTSPGSTLLAAAQQRPVVLTDLAIPSFDPDGLAAVTRALAGSCDAVLVGEHQNHPDFPPTLMAALIAQASGVAWVTLACRDRNRLVLEQELAGLAVAGVDGVLCVTGDVRAQGVRPDVTQVFDLDGTQLAELAHRAGHAVAVPEAPSAAPRQLRPARLVQKQRAGAHLAVLNHVGSAAEVASFVAASRELGLTIPVIAAVAVYTDERSAQVLQNFPGLHLDPAQVTQVLGAGDVRSAGIEMALREARELLAIDGVAGVNLSGLASGDGAMAGAQVKAEIGHRIREEA; this is encoded by the coding sequence GTGTCCTGCCCGAAGCTGATGACGTTCGGCCCGTGCGGGGGTGTTCGGGACGACGCGTCGTGCGAGCTCGACGCACGTCCCTGCCCGTTCGCAGGGCCCGGCGCGCAGGTCGTCTCGTGGGACCGCGAGCCGCCCGCTCCGACGTCCCCGGGCAGCACGCTGCTGGCAGCCGCGCAGCAGCGGCCGGTCGTGCTGACCGATCTCGCGATCCCGTCGTTCGACCCCGACGGGCTCGCCGCCGTCACCCGCGCGCTGGCCGGATCGTGCGATGCCGTGCTGGTCGGCGAGCACCAGAACCACCCCGACTTCCCGCCGACGCTGATGGCGGCCCTGATCGCGCAGGCCAGCGGCGTCGCGTGGGTGACCCTCGCCTGCCGTGACCGCAACCGCCTGGTGCTGGAGCAGGAGCTGGCCGGTCTCGCGGTCGCCGGCGTCGACGGGGTGCTGTGCGTGACCGGAGACGTCCGGGCGCAGGGGGTGCGGCCCGATGTCACCCAGGTCTTCGACCTCGACGGGACGCAGCTGGCAGAGCTCGCGCACCGGGCCGGTCATGCGGTCGCCGTCCCCGAGGCGCCGTCGGCGGCCCCGCGGCAGCTGCGGCCCGCACGGCTGGTGCAGAAGCAGCGTGCCGGCGCCCACCTGGCCGTCCTGAACCACGTGGGCAGCGCGGCCGAGGTCGCGTCGTTCGTCGCCGCCTCGCGCGAGCTGGGCCTGACGATCCCGGTGATCGCCGCGGTCGCGGTCTACACCGACGAGCGGTCGGCGCAGGTCCTGCAGAACTTCCCCGGGCTGCACCTCGACCCCGCGCAGGTCACGCAGGTGCTTGGCGCCGGGGACGTGCGGTCCGCGGGCATCGAGATGGCGCTGCGGGAGGCGCGGGAGCTGCTGGCCATCGACGGGGTGGCAGGCGTCAATCTGTCCGGCCTGGCCTCCGGCGACGGCGCCATGGCAGGCGCACAGGTCAAGGCCGAGATCGGTCACCGGATCCGGGAGGAAGCATGA
- a CDS encoding MFS transporter — translation MSQPVQTRYPGAYAIWVVGLLVYLLAVFHRSSLAVAGLAASDRFDIKASQLATFTMLQLLVYAGMQIPVGLMVDRFGPRRVLLTGAIVLTLAQAGFAFADTYALALVARLFVGVGDAMTFVCVLRLVNTWFAPRRIPLMTQLTGVIGQLGAILAAVPMTAALSHLGWTKSYLLAASLGIFLSIALFVVVRDHPEARTTNGPALSLEQIRHSLGASWAQPGTRLGFWIHFSTQFSATTLGLLWGYPFFVRGEHVSKGFAGLLLTLMVVAVMAAGPVLGWAIGRHPWHRSTIVLSIVGSIVVMWTIVLAWPGTAPGWLLILLVLVTGVGGPASMIGFDVGRTSNPIERMSSATGIINQGGFVASLILVIAIGLILDWRTPGGGTAYTPEAFRWAMSFQYVLWALGIIQIWRYRVRTRAKVMAENPEAYGRTRL, via the coding sequence GTGAGCCAGCCTGTCCAGACCCGGTACCCGGGCGCCTATGCGATCTGGGTCGTCGGCCTGTTGGTCTACCTGCTGGCGGTGTTCCACCGTTCGTCGCTCGCGGTCGCCGGTCTGGCCGCCTCCGACCGCTTCGACATCAAGGCGTCGCAGCTCGCGACGTTCACGATGCTGCAGCTGCTGGTCTACGCGGGAATGCAGATCCCGGTGGGTCTGATGGTCGACCGGTTCGGCCCGCGGAGGGTGCTGCTGACCGGTGCGATCGTGCTGACCCTCGCCCAGGCCGGTTTCGCCTTCGCCGACACCTACGCGCTCGCGCTGGTCGCCCGGCTGTTCGTCGGCGTCGGGGACGCCATGACGTTCGTGTGCGTGCTGCGACTGGTCAACACCTGGTTCGCCCCGCGCCGCATCCCGCTGATGACCCAGCTGACCGGCGTCATCGGACAGCTCGGCGCGATTCTCGCCGCGGTGCCGATGACGGCCGCGCTGAGCCATCTGGGCTGGACCAAGTCGTACCTGCTGGCCGCGTCGCTGGGCATCTTCTTGTCGATCGCGCTGTTCGTGGTGGTGCGCGATCATCCCGAGGCGCGGACGACGAACGGCCCCGCGCTGTCGCTGGAGCAGATCCGGCACAGCCTGGGCGCCTCCTGGGCCCAGCCGGGGACCCGGCTCGGTTTCTGGATCCATTTCTCGACCCAGTTCAGCGCGACGACGTTGGGCCTGCTGTGGGGCTACCCGTTCTTCGTCCGCGGTGAGCACGTGTCGAAGGGGTTCGCAGGGCTGCTTCTGACGCTGATGGTCGTGGCGGTCATGGCGGCCGGACCAGTCCTGGGCTGGGCGATCGGCCGGCACCCGTGGCACCGCTCGACGATCGTCCTGTCCATCGTCGGATCGATCGTCGTGATGTGGACGATCGTGCTGGCGTGGCCCGGCACGGCCCCGGGATGGCTGCTGATCCTGCTGGTGCTGGTCACCGGCGTCGGTGGCCCCGCCTCGATGATCGGCTTCGACGTCGGGCGCACGTCCAATCCGATCGAGCGCATGTCCAGCGCCACGGGGATCATCAACCAGGGCGGATTCGTGGCCAGCCTCATCCTGGTCATCGCGATCGGGCTGATCCTGGACTGGCGGACTCCCGGCGGCGGCACCGCCTACACGCCCGAGGCGTTCCGCTGGGCCATGTCCTTCCAGTACGTCCTGTGGGCGCTCGGCATCATTCAGATCTGGCGCTACCGGGTCCGCACCAGGGCCAAGGTCATGGCTGAGAATCCCGAGGCGTACGGGCGGACTCGGCTGTAG
- a CDS encoding alpha-ketoacid dehydrogenase subunit beta, whose protein sequence is MTVRMSMVKALNTGLRAAMERDPKVLVMGEDVGRLGGVFRVTEGLQKDFGDGRVMDTPLAESAIVGTAIGLTFRGFRPVVEIQFDGFVYPAYDQIVSQVAKLHFRSQGRVRMPIVIRIPFGGGIGAIEHHSESPEAQFAMTAGLKVVSCSDPNDAHWMIQQAIASDDPVVFMEPKRRYWETGEVDTESAPQGLWSSRVVRPGKDATLIAYGPMVKTCLDSARAAEADGLDLEVIDLRTLSPLDLEPVFESVRRTGHAVVVHEASRTLGLGSEISARITEECFYSLESPVQRVTGFDMPYPPSRAEHDFLPGLDRILDAVDRARAF, encoded by the coding sequence ATGACTGTCCGCATGAGCATGGTCAAGGCGCTCAACACCGGTCTGCGCGCTGCGATGGAACGCGATCCCAAGGTGCTCGTCATGGGCGAGGACGTCGGCCGGCTCGGTGGCGTCTTCCGCGTCACCGAGGGGCTGCAGAAGGACTTCGGTGACGGCCGGGTCATGGACACGCCGCTGGCAGAGTCGGCGATCGTCGGCACCGCGATCGGTCTGACGTTCCGGGGCTTCCGCCCGGTCGTGGAGATCCAGTTCGACGGCTTCGTCTACCCCGCCTACGACCAGATCGTCAGCCAGGTCGCCAAGCTGCACTTCCGGTCCCAGGGGCGGGTGCGGATGCCGATCGTGATCCGCATCCCGTTCGGCGGGGGCATCGGTGCGATCGAGCACCACTCGGAGAGCCCCGAGGCGCAGTTCGCGATGACGGCCGGCCTCAAGGTCGTCTCGTGCTCCGACCCGAACGACGCGCACTGGATGATCCAGCAGGCCATCGCCTCGGACGACCCGGTCGTCTTCATGGAGCCGAAGCGCCGCTACTGGGAGACCGGCGAGGTCGACACCGAGTCGGCGCCGCAGGGCCTGTGGTCGTCGCGGGTCGTGCGCCCCGGCAAGGACGCGACGCTCATCGCGTACGGACCGATGGTCAAGACCTGCCTGGACTCGGCCCGCGCGGCCGAGGCGGACGGTCTCGACCTGGAGGTCATCGACCTGCGGACCCTGTCGCCGCTGGACCTGGAGCCGGTGTTCGAGTCGGTGCGCCGCACCGGCCACGCCGTGGTGGTGCACGAGGCGTCCCGGACGCTGGGCCTGGGTTCGGAGATCTCCGCGCGGATCACGGAGGAGTGCTTCTACTCGCTGGAGTCGCCGGTGCAGCGGGTCACGGGCTTCGACATGCCGTACCCGCCGAGCCGCGCCGAGCACGACTTCCTTCCGGGGCTGGACCGCATCCTCGACGCCGTCGACCGCGCCCGCGCGTTCTAG